The Lycium barbarum isolate Lr01 chromosome 12, ASM1917538v2, whole genome shotgun sequence genome includes a region encoding these proteins:
- the LOC132623214 gene encoding probable pectinesterase/pectinesterase inhibitor 46, whose translation MASLNPWGKLDEVQNERLMARRKTRKRIAIIAISSIVLVSIIVGAVVGGVSNNKNKTSQNDNVSSTASTIRAVCNLTLYPDSCISSLSPYAAKGNSLKPQDIYKMSIVVALNELSGASDKFFKSENFKDINDPAAAKALETCHELLSLAFDHLNDTLSVAESSLLDAFDDLRTWLSSAATYQQTCIDSFENVTLSKAAGQNFKNSTEYTSNSLALISSLENSITSLGGAIGKRRLMGFGNDQYPSWLSSNDRKLLQKSAAKIKVNVVVARDGSGKYKTIKAALKAAPEKSKKRFVIYVKKGIYKENVRIEKTKWNIMIIGDGKDATIVTGNRNFIDGTPTFQSATFAVFGKGFVARDIGFVNTAGAAKHQAVALMSTADESVFYRCKMEAFQDTLYPHSNRQFYRECDIYGTVDFIFGNSAVVLQNCNIRPRKPMSGQQNTITAQGKVDPNQNTGISIQNCTVKPWGNLTGINTFLGRPWKNYSTTVFMQSNLGGFIHPTGWMPWVGTTAPNTIFYAEYKNIGAGANTKNRVNWKGLKLRLTSKIVSKFTVKPFIQGDKWLPAAGVPFKAGL comes from the exons ATGGCATCTCTTAATCCATGGGGAAAGCTCGACGAAGTACAAAATGAAAGACTCATGGCACGTCGAAAGACGAGGAAGAGAATCGCAATTATTGCCATATCTTCCATTGTTCTTGTGTCCATCATTGTGGGTGCTGTTGTTGGTGGTGTttccaacaacaaaaacaaaactTCCCAAAATGATAATGTGTCGTCAACTGCCTCAACCATTAGAGCAGTATGCAATCTAACCTTGTATCCAGACTCTTGTATCTCCAGCCTTTCCCCATATGCTGCCAAAGGGAATTCTCTCAAACCTCAAGACATCTACAAGATGTCCATTGTAGTCGCCCTCAACGAGCTCTCTGGTGCCTCCGACAAGTTCTTCAAGAGTGAGAATTTCAAGGACATTAATGATCCGGCAGCTGCCAAAGCTCTCGAGACTTGCCACGAGCTTTTATCCCTTGCGTTTGATCACTTGAATGACACATTGTCAGTTGCTGAAAGCTCGTTACTCGATGCCTTTGATGATCTAAGGACATGGTTGAGTTCTGCAGCGACTTATCAGCAGACTTGCATTGATAGTTTCGAAAATGTCACTTTAAGCAAAGCTGCAGGACAGAATTTCAAGAACTCCACCGAGTACACCAGCAACAGCTTAGCACTTATAAGCTCCTTAGAAAATTCCATTACCAGCTTAGGCGGTGCTATCGGAAAGAGGCGTTTGATGGGATTTGGCAATGATCAGTACCCGAGCTGGTTATCGTCAAATGACAGGAAATTGCTGCAGAAATCAGCAGCAAAGATAAAGGTGAATGTAGTAGTGGCTAGAGATGGTTCAGGGAAGTACAAGACCATTAAGGCTGCACTAAAAGCTGCACCAGAGAAGAGCAAGAAGAGATTTGTGATCTATGTGAAAAAGGGTATTTACAAAGAGAATGTGAGGATTGAGAAGACTAAATGGAACATTATGATCATTGGTGATGGTAAAGATGCTACCATCGTTACTGGTAACCGTAACTTCATTGATGGAACACCTACATTCCAAAGTGCCACATTCG CGGTGTTTGGTAAGGGATTTGTGGCTCGCGATATTGGATTCGTTAACACAGCTGGTGCAGCCAAGCATCAAGCAGTTGCCTTGATGTCAACCGCAGATGAATCAGTCTTCTACCGCTGCAAAATGGAAGCTTTCCAAGACACTCTTTACCCTCATTCCAACAGACAATTCTACAGAGAATGCGATATCTATGGAACAGTCGACTTCATTTTCGGAAACTCAGCCGTAGTCCTCCAGAACTGCAACATTCGTCCAAGAAAACCAATGAGTGGGCAACAAAATACCATCACAGCTCAAGGCAAAGTTGATCCAAACCAAAACACTGGAATTTCAATCCAGAACTGTACCGTTAAGCCCTGGGGAAACCTTACTGGCATCAACACTTTCTTAGGGAGGCCATGGAAGAATTACTCAACAACTGTTTTCATGCAATCAAACTTGGGAGGATTCATTCATCCAACTGGATGGATGCCATGGGTTGGAACCACAGCTCCAAATACCATATTTTATGCTGAGTATAAAAACATTGGAGCTGGGGCTAACACAAAGAACAGAGTTAATTGGAAAGGCTTGAAATTGAGACTTACAAGCAAAATAGTAAGCAAGTTTACAGTTAAACCTTTCATTCAGGGAGACAAATGGCTTCCGGCAGCCGGGGTTCCATTTAAGGCTGGCCTTTGA